Genomic DNA from Flavobacterium sp. N502540:
AGGAGATTTGGGAAGCTTAGATTATTTGTATCATTATCTGATTCAGGAGAGATTTGCTCATAAGAGATTCTTTGATTTTGGAATTTCAAACGAAAATCAGGGGAAGTACCTGAATGAAGGTCTATCGTATTGGAAAGAAAGTTTTGGAGCTGGTACCATAGTTCATGATTTCTACGAAGTAGAAACTGCAAATTATAAGAAGTTAAATGGTGTTTTTGTTTAAATAGAAAAAAGAATATGATATCATTTCTGGACCTGAAGAAAATAAACAAACCTTATGAGACCGCTTTTCAGGAAAAACTGAAAACAGTTTTAGAGAGTGGTTGGTACATTTTAGGGAAAGAAGTGGAAACATTTGAAACAGCCTTTGCAAAATATTGCAAAACAGATTACTGTATCGGAACAGGAAACGGTTTGGATGGATTAACTTTGATTTTTAAGGGATATATAGCTTTAGGGAAACTGCAAAAAGGTGATGAAGTAATAGTTCCTGCCAATACTTATATCGCTAGTATTCTGGCCGTTTTACAGGCAGATTTGATTCCGGTTTTAGTAGAGCCAAGATTAGAAACTTACAATATCAATCCCGATTTAATCGAGGAAAAAATCAGTCCGAAAACCAAAGCCATTTTAGCCGTTCATCTTTATGGACAACTAGCTGAAATGGACAAAATAAATGAAATTGCAGACCGTAATAATTTATTAATAGTTGAAGATGCAGCCCAATCGCATGGTGCTTTTAACAATCAACAATCAACAATTAATAATTTATCCTCCGTATCAGCTTACAGTTTTTATCCCGGAAAGAACCTAGGTGCTTTAGGCGATGGAGGTGCCATTACGACAAATGACGCAGAGTTGGCAAAAGTACTTTTTTCGCTTCGCAATTATGGATCTGAGGTAAAATATCACAATGATTATATTGGGGTAAACTCAAGATTAGATGAACTTCAGTCCGCTTTTTTAAGTCTGAAATTGCCTCATTTAGATGCCGATAATGATAGACGACGCAAAATTGCTAAACGGTATTTGAGTGAAATAAAAAATGAAAAAATAGTACTTCCGTTTTGGGATTTTTCAAATAACCATGTTTTTCATTTGTTTGTGATACGAACTTCAGATCGTGAAGGGTTGCAGGCCTACTTATCCCAAAATAAGATACAGACCCTAATACATTATCCAATTCCGCCACACCAGCAAAAGGCACTTCTGGAATGGAATAATTTGTCATTACCTGTTACAGAAAAGATTCATCAGGAAGTTTTAAGCTTGCCTATTAGTCCTGTTTTGACGGAAACTGAGGTTGATTTTATTGTTGAGGTTTTAAATAGATATTAAATTGGGATTTGTAAAAAAAATAACACAAACTAACCTGTTTAAAATTACTTCTTTAAATAGTTTGAGCGTACTATTGAAAATAGGAATAGGATTTATTACTTCAAAATTAATGGCTATTTTTATCGGTCCGACGGGAATGGCTTTGGTAGGTAATCTTAGAAATTTTTCGTCATCATTAGAGAGCATATCTACTTTAGGGTTTACAAATGGAATTGTGAAATATGTAGCTGAAAATAAAGAAAATAAAATTCGTTTACGAGAAATAGTTTCGACAGTATTTATAAGTTTGTTGACAATTACTCTAGTTTTGAGTCTTGTTTTATATTTTTTTGCATCATTTTGGAACAATCAAATCTTTGGAAATAATTTCGATTATGATATAGTTTTTAAAGCCATAGCTTTAGTCTTGCCATGGTATGCTATTTCTATTTTTTTACTGTCGTTGATTAATGGACTAGGGAAATTTAAGTTAGTAATTTGGCTTAATATATTGGGAAATGCAATAGGTTTATTAGTTTCCATTTATATGATTTTAAATTTTAAAACGTTGGGAGCTTTGCTATCGATAGTTATTTCACCAGCGTTATTATTTTTTGCTACATTTTATTTTATCAATAAGGATTTTAATTTTTTTAAAATAATCAGGTTCCGTTATTTTGATGTTAATGTTTTAAAGAACTTATCGTCTTATTCTCTAATGGCTTTGGTCTCTTCAGTTTTAGGGCCATTGGTTTATTTAATAATACGAAAGAATGTAATTGAGACAGTTGGATTAGAACAAGCGGGATTTTGGGAGACAATTGTCAGAATTTCAAATTATTATATGATGTTTGTGACCACAATATTGTCTGTTTATTTCTTGCCAAAATTGGCTGTAGCCAAAAGTAATCAGGAGACAAAGAAAATTTTCTGGAGTTTTTATAGAAATATTTTGCCTCCTTTTGTAATTGCATTAATTGTAATTTATTACACCCGTTTTTTTATTGTTAAATTACTTTTCACAGATGAATTTCTACCGGTTACAACCTTGTTTTTTTGGCAACTAATTGGTGATGTTTTAAGAGCAGCTTCATGGATCTTGGGGTTTCAATTTTTTGCAAAAAAAATTACCAAAACGTTTATAATTTCAGAAATTACGTCTCTTCTTGTCTTATATTTTTTTAGTAGTTATTTAGTTGCTTTATTAGGAATTCAGGGGGTAGTTTTAGCTCAGGCATTAGATAATTTTATTTATTTGATAATTTTGGGGATTTATTTTAGGAAAAGTTTGTTTTAATTTTTTTTGATGAGTAATATAATCATGTAACAATATGAAAATTCTTTTATTAGGTGAATACAGTGCTCTTCATTCTACATTAGCACAAGGGCTAAGAGTATTAGGTCACGATGTTACAGTAACTTCAGATGGGTGCAAATGGATGGAAAATGACAGAGATATTAATTTGTTCCGTTCAGGATATGATTTTTATAACTCGATTAAATATTTAGGAAAAGTTCATCGTGTTTTTAGAAAATTTAAAGGTTATGATGTTGTACAAATTAAAAATCCTTCATTTTTAGATTTAAATATTAAAAGGAACCTTAATTTTTATAGGTATTTATTAAAAAATAATGAGAAAGTTTTTTTAGGTGCGTTTGGAACGGATTATTTTTGGGAGAAGTTATGTATCGAGAATAAAACACTTAGATATACGGATTTATTTGTTGGAGAAAAACCTCTTGATATATATAAATGCGAATGGCTGGGGGCACAATTTCAAGAAGCTAATATTGAAGTTGCAGAAACTTGTAATGGCATAATTTCTTGTTTGTACGAATACTATAAAGCATATGAACCCTATTATAAAAACAAATTAGACTATATTCCGTTGCCTATCAATACCGATTTGCTTTCTTATAAGGAAAAAAGAATTCAGAAGGATAAAATTAAGTTTTTTATTGGTATTCAAAAGCTCAAAACTAAGCTGAAAGGTACAGATTTGCTTCTTGAAGAAGTAATGAAAATCAAGAAAGCTTACCCTCAGGAAGTTTTAGTAAATAAAGTAACTTCTTTACCTTGGAATGAATATGTTAAAACTATGTCGGAATCGGATGTAATATTAGATCAAGTCTATTCATATACCCCCGCGATGAATGGCTTGATTGGCATGGCGCAAGGTTTGGTTTTAATAGGTGGGGGAGAACCTGAAATTTATGAATTGTTAAAGGAAAGTGATAATCATCCAATTGTTAATGTATTTCCTTCAAAGGAGGATATTCACATTAAGTTGGAAGAATTAATACAGAATAGAAAAAGCATTCCTGAAATCTCATATAATAGTAGAAAGTTTGTTGAGCAACATCATAATTATATAAAAGTGGCTCAGCAATATATTGATTTTTGGAATAGTAAATAGTATTTTATCGCTAGAAAGAAAATTTGAAATACTAAATTATTCTAAGATTTTATCCTTTTTATAGATAATAGTTTTTCAAGATCTTTTCCGTTATTCAGTTTTAATTTTGCTATCAAAAAACATTTATATTTGTGAGTATAAAATTAAAAATGATAAAGACTTTTACAGAAAATGATTGTGAGATTTTGGTTTCTACAATGAATCAAATTAGTCTTGATTTTTTACTTCAAATGTTTCCTTTTCAACATTTTTCTAATTATAATATCCTTATAATAAATCAGACTAAAACGAATAAATTATCTTCTGAATTTCCTTCTGTTAGGGTGATTAATAGCTTAGAAATAGGTTTGTCAAAGAGTCGAAACTTAGCAATAGAAAATGCAATTGGAAAAATTTTAATAATTGCAGATGATGATATAACTTATCAAAAGGATTTTATCGAAAAGATCATTGTTGCACATAGTAAATTGTATGAAGCGACGATAGTAAATTTTTGTGCAATCAAAGAAAATGGGGCCTATCTAAAAAAATATCCTACCGACTCAAAACTACAATTAAATACGATGGAAATTTTAAATGTCAGTTCTATTGAAATGACAATAAAGAAAGAAAAATTGGATTCAATAGG
This window encodes:
- a CDS encoding DegT/DnrJ/EryC1/StrS family aminotransferase; translation: MISFLDLKKINKPYETAFQEKLKTVLESGWYILGKEVETFETAFAKYCKTDYCIGTGNGLDGLTLIFKGYIALGKLQKGDEVIVPANTYIASILAVLQADLIPVLVEPRLETYNINPDLIEEKISPKTKAILAVHLYGQLAEMDKINEIADRNNLLIVEDAAQSHGAFNNQQSTINNLSSVSAYSFYPGKNLGALGDGGAITTNDAELAKVLFSLRNYGSEVKYHNDYIGVNSRLDELQSAFLSLKLPHLDADNDRRRKIAKRYLSEIKNEKIVLPFWDFSNNHVFHLFVIRTSDREGLQAYLSQNKIQTLIHYPIPPHQQKALLEWNNLSLPVTEKIHQEVLSLPISPVLTETEVDFIVEVLNRY
- a CDS encoding O-antigen translocase; its protein translation is MGFVKKITQTNLFKITSLNSLSVLLKIGIGFITSKLMAIFIGPTGMALVGNLRNFSSSLESISTLGFTNGIVKYVAENKENKIRLREIVSTVFISLLTITLVLSLVLYFFASFWNNQIFGNNFDYDIVFKAIALVLPWYAISIFLLSLINGLGKFKLVIWLNILGNAIGLLVSIYMILNFKTLGALLSIVISPALLFFATFYFINKDFNFFKIIRFRYFDVNVLKNLSSYSLMALVSSVLGPLVYLIIRKNVIETVGLEQAGFWETIVRISNYYMMFVTTILSVYFLPKLAVAKSNQETKKIFWSFYRNILPPFVIALIVIYYTRFFIVKLLFTDEFLPVTTLFFWQLIGDVLRAASWILGFQFFAKKITKTFIISEITSLLVLYFFSSYLVALLGIQGVVLAQALDNFIYLIILGIYFRKSLF
- a CDS encoding glycosyltransferase, coding for MKILLLGEYSALHSTLAQGLRVLGHDVTVTSDGCKWMENDRDINLFRSGYDFYNSIKYLGKVHRVFRKFKGYDVVQIKNPSFLDLNIKRNLNFYRYLLKNNEKVFLGAFGTDYFWEKLCIENKTLRYTDLFVGEKPLDIYKCEWLGAQFQEANIEVAETCNGIISCLYEYYKAYEPYYKNKLDYIPLPINTDLLSYKEKRIQKDKIKFFIGIQKLKTKLKGTDLLLEEVMKIKKAYPQEVLVNKVTSLPWNEYVKTMSESDVILDQVYSYTPAMNGLIGMAQGLVLIGGGEPEIYELLKESDNHPIVNVFPSKEDIHIKLEELIQNRKSIPEISYNSRKFVEQHHNYIKVAQQYIDFWNSK
- a CDS encoding glycosyltransferase family 2 protein; amino-acid sequence: MIKTFTENDCEILVSTMNQISLDFLLQMFPFQHFSNYNILIINQTKTNKLSSEFPSVRVINSLEIGLSKSRNLAIENAIGKILIIADDDITYQKDFIEKIIVAHSKLYEATIVNFCAIKENGAYLKKYPTDSKLQLNTMEILNVSSIEMTIKKEKLDSIGIRFDENFGLGSSFEMGEETVFLFDLKRKNQQIVFENEVIVAHYGLTSSDKIGSLRRYYIYGGLVKRVLEKSGVFWLMVKMFFDIKQKKMKINLFFKAIDNFNKGKQKIEAINYEK